One genomic region from Drosophila subpulchrella strain 33 F10 #4 breed RU33 chromosome 2R, RU_Dsub_v1.1 Primary Assembly, whole genome shotgun sequence encodes:
- the LOC119550760 gene encoding melanization protease 1-like has translation MKIVAAIIALLPWVNLGNGQSAVSFLEPNCGISISGSRRWRTRVIGGETADMFGNPWMVLIENSISCGGTLITNRFVLTAAHCIRNRPTMVYLGEYDRSSAPDCSRRGYLPRAIGIPVDAQIAHPRYVHHSRDDIALFRLARPVQYTDYIRPICLVTNNNPLPQIRTLTATGWGETEFGTESNVLKTTTLTQVDRRYCSALYGRVDMSHICAGDLSTHVCRGDSGGPVSSIFRVNGKSRVIQLGIVSYGDLECRQWSVFTNVMHHMNWIVDTVRRRQRTSHGNSLSS, from the exons ATGAAGATCGTCGCAGCTATTATAGCGCTGCTGCCTTGGGTTAATCTTGGAAATGGACAATCAGCTGTATCATTCCTAGAACCGAATTGCGGCATTTCGATCTCAGGATCGCGTCGTTGGAGAACCAGGGTAATCGGCGGTGAGACAGCAGACATGTTCGGAAACCCATGGATGGTCTTGATAGAAAACAGCATTTCGTGTGGTGGCACGCTTATCACAAACC GTTTTGTGCTTACTGCAGCACATTGCATAAGGAACAGACCAAC TATGGTATACCTAGGGGAGTATGATAGGTCGAGCGCCCCCGATTGTTCTAGAAGAGGTTACCTTCCGAGAGCCATTGGAATTCCCGTGGATGCTCAAATAGCTCACCCTAGGTATGTTCATCACTCCCGGGATGATATAGCTCTGTTTCGACTGGCCAGGCCGGTGCAGTATACGG ACTACATAAGGCCAATCTGCCTGGTGACTAACAACAATCCCCTGCCGCAAATCAGGACATTAACTGCCACTGGCTGGGGTGAAACGGAATTCGGAACCGAAAGCAATGTCTTAAAGACCACCACCTTGACGCAAGTGGATCGAAGGTATTGCTCTGCTTTATACGGTCGTGTGGATATGTCGCATATTTGTGCCGGGGACTTATCTACGCATGTTTGCCGTGGGGACTCCGGAGGACCAGTCTCCAGTATTTTCAGGGTAAACGGCAAAAGCCGCGTTATTCAGCTCGGAATTGTCAGCTATGGAGATCTGGAGTGCAGACAGTGGTCGGTCTTTACGAATGTAATGCACCATATGAACTGGATCGTAGACACCGTACGACGAAGGCAAAGAACAAGTCACGGTAACAGTCTTTCTTCCTAA
- the LOC119551231 gene encoding melanization protease 1-like: MKIVVALVTLLSRVYLGNGQRAVTFLEPTCGVSLSTIHFKVMGGQTANMFANPWMALILSDIICGGSLITDRFVLTAGHCISHQPAVVHLGDFNRSTTAQYCSRTACMPRAIKIPVVAQISHPRFVNPAYNDIALFRLAWRVQFTDFIRPICLLTNYDPLPQMRFFTVSGWGETEHGTGSDVLKTTNLEQVDRSKCLIYGRRIDLSHICAGDRASGVCRGDSGGPVHGTFMINGRTRVVQVGLVSYGDHDCRSWSVLTNVMYHMNWIAYTVGQVQ; this comes from the exons ATGAAGATCGTCGTCGCTTTAGTAACCCTGCTCTCTAGGGTTTATCTCGGAAATGGTCAAAGAGCTGTAACATTCCTGGAACCGACTTGTGGCGTTTCGCTTTCTACAATTCACTTTAAAGTAATGGGCGGCCAAACGGCAAACATGTTCGCAAACCCATGGATGGCCTTGATACTCAGCGACATCATATGTGGCGGTTCGCTTATCACAGAcc GTTTTGTGCTTACTGCTGGACATTGCATAAGTCACCAACCCGC TGTGGTACACCTGGGGGACTTCAATAGGTCGACAACCGCCCAATATTGTTCGAGAACAGCTTGCATGCCAAGGGCCATTAAGATCCCCGTCGTCGCTCAAATAAGTCACCCAAGATTTGTTAATCCAGCCTATAATGATATAGCCCTGTTTCGCCTGGCCTGGAGGGTGCAGTTTAcgg ACTTCATCAGGCCGATCTGCCTGCTGACCAACTATGATCCCTTGCCACAAATGAGATTCTTCACTGTTTCCGGTTGGGGTGAAACTGAACACGGAACTGGGAGCGACGTTTTGAAGACCACAAACCTGGAGCAAGTGGATCGCTCGAAATGCCTTATATACGGCAGAAGGATAGATTTGTCGCATATTTGTGCCGGAGACCGCGCTTCTGGTGTTTGCCGTGGGGACTCCGGTGGTCCAGTCCACGGTACTTTTATGATAAACGGAAGGACCCGGGTTGTTCAGGTTGGATTAGTCAGTTACGGAGATCACGATTGCAGAAGCTGGTCGGTCCTTACTAATGTAATGTATCACATGAACTGGATCGCTTATACTGTAGGACAAGTCCAGTGA
- the LOC119549822 gene encoding odorant receptor 59a-like produces MSTINSLSYFQSHRFVLKILCFDPDQLKTNRKFYFLTTIAVSLVFTFGYPFHLGMNLFRNETTNQDMMNLAAFLPCLGSSLKFSIYALNYGKVRRMEELLKMLDERVIGLNQKSIYAKVRWHLRLVLYTFIGAYTPCGLTAAMMFLFAEEWGLMLPGWFPFDWGSSLWIYCLVLCYQVTGLSYQLLQNYISDCFPSVVLCLISSHTQMLYCRFEEIGLNSIEDAEKELERCITDHKNLLELFKITETFMSLPMAIQFSFSAFTSSFGIASLFFFANEPMVRAYYICYLIAMIVQIFPCCYFGTDSEFWLGRLHYAAFSCDWIGRERTFKRKLMLFVERSLKSNKAMACGMLPIAVGTFFATLKFAYSLLMIILQRN; encoded by the exons ATGTCAACCATCAATAGCCTGAGCTATTTCCAAAGCCATCGATTTGTGCTGAAAATACTCTGTTTTGATCCTGACCAACTGAAAACCAATAGGAAGTTTTATTTCCTTACCACCATTGCTGTCAGTCTGGTTTTTACCTTCGGATATCCCTTTCACCTGGGAATGAATCTCTTTCGGAACGAAACAACGAACCAGGATATGATGAACTTGGCCGCATTTCTGCCATGCTTGGGATCGTCTTTAAAATTTTCCATATATGCTTTGAACTACGGAAAAGTACGTCGAATGGAAGAATTGTTAAAGATGCTGGATGAGAGAGTTATTGGATTGAATCAGAAGAGTATCTATGCCAAAGTAAGGTGGCATTTGCGCTTAGTTCTTTACACGTTTATTGGAGCTTACACTCCCTGTGGACTGACCGCTGCGATGATGTTCCTGTTTGCAGAAGAATGGGGACTGATGCTTCCCGGCTGGTTTCCCTTTGACTGGGGAAGTTCTTTATGGATCTATTGCCTAGTATTGTGTTATCAAGTTACCGGCCTCTCATATCAACTGCTTCAGAATTACATAAGCGATTGCTTTCCGTCAGTGGTCTTATGTCTGATTTCGTCCCACACCCAAATGTTGTACTGTCGGTTCGAGGAGATCGGACTGAATTCTATTGAGGATGCGGAAAAAGAGCTGGAGAGGTGCATTACCGACCACAAGAATTTGCTCGA ACTTTTCAAGATTACGGAAACCTTTATGTCGCTGCCCATGGCAATACAATTTTCCTTTAGCGCCTTTACCAGCAGCTTTGGAATTgcatcactttttttttttgccaatgAGCCCATGGTGAGGGCCTATTACATTTGCTATCTTATAGCCATGATAGTTCAAATCTTTCCGTGCTGCTACTTTGGAACTGATTCAGAATTCTGGCTTGGACGTTTGCATTATGCTGCCTTCAGTTGTGACTGGATAGGTCGGGAGAGAACCTTCAAAAGGAAGCTAATGTTGTTCGTGGAGAGGTCCTTGAAGAGCAACAAGGCTATGGCGTGTGGAATGCTGCCCATTGCGGTGGGCACATTCTTTGCCACTTTGAAGTTTGCTTATTCACTGCTTATGATCATTTTGCAGAGGAATTGA
- the LOC119550805 gene encoding odorant receptor 59a, whose protein sequence is MRQVTVDSLEFFKSHWTAWRVLGVAHLRVQSWRSLYLTYSILMNLFVTLCYPLHLGMSLFRNRTLTEDILNLTTFATCTACSVKCLLYAYNIKDVLEMERLLRLLDERVVGPEQRGIYGQVRVQLRNVLYIFIGIYMPCALFAELSFLFKEERGLMYPAWFPFDWLHSTRNYYIANVYQIAGISFQLLQNYVSDCFPAVVLCLVSSHIKMLYRRFEQVGMDPDKNAEKELEACITDHKHILELFRRVEAFISLPMLIQFTVTALNVCIGIAALVFFVSEPMARMYFIFYSMAMPLQIFPSCYFGTDNEYWFGRLHYAAFSCNWHIQNGSFKRKMMLFVEQSLRKSTAVAGGMMRIHLDTFFSTLKGAYSLFTIIIRMRK, encoded by the exons ATGAGGCAAGTAACAGTAGACAGTCTGGAATTTTTCAAGAGCCATTGGACCGCCTGGCGAGTTTTGGGAGTGGCCCATCTTCGGGTCCAGTCATGGAGGAGCCTCTACCTAACCTACAGCATCCTGATGAATCTGTTTGTGACCCTGTGCTATCCCCTTCACCTGGGCATGTCCCTCTTTCGGAACCGTACCCTCACCGAGGACATCCTCAACCTGACCACCTTTGCCACCTGCACAGCCTGTTCGGTGAAGTGCCTGCTCTATGCCTATAATATCAAGGATGTCCTGGAAATGGAGAGACTTTTGAGGCTCCTGGATGAGCGGGTTGTCGGCCCAGAACAAAGAGGTATCTATGGACAGGTGAGGGTGCAGCTGAGGAATGTCCTGTACATTTTCATCGGCATCTACATGCCCTGCGCCCTGTTCGCCGAACTCTCCTTTCTGTTCAAGGAAGAGCGGGGCCTCATGTATCCCGCCTGGTTTCCCTTTGACTGGCTCCATTCTACCAGGAACTACTATATAGCGAATGTGTATCAGATCGCGGGCATATCCTTTCAACTGCTGCAAAACTACGTAAGCGACTGCTTTCCAGCGGTGGTTCTGTGCCTGGTCTCATCGCACATTAAGATGCTCTACAGGAGGTTTGAGCAGGTTGGAATGGATCCTGATAAAAATGCTGAAAAGGAACTAGAGGCCTGCATAACGGATCACAAGCATATTCTAGA ACTTTTTCGTCGTGTTGAGGCCTTCATTTCACTTCCCATGCTAATTCAATTTACGGTGACCGCTTTGAATGTCTGTATCGGCATTGcagctttggtgtttttcgtCAGTGAGCCGATGGCTCGGATGTACTTCATCTTCTACTCAATGGCCATGCCTCTGCAAATCTTTCCATCCTGCTATTTTGGCACCGACAACGAATACTGGTTTGGACGACTTCACTATGCGGCCTTCAGTTGCAATTGGCACATTCAGAATGGGAGTTTTAAGCGTAAAATGATGCTGTTCGTtgaacagtccttgaggaagAGCACCGCTGTGGCTGGTGGCATGATGAGAATCCATCTGGATACATTCTTTTCGACCCTGAAAGGTGCCTACTCCCTATTTACCATCATTATAAGGATGAGAAAGTAA
- the LOC119550338 gene encoding S-phase kinase-associated protein 1, which yields MPVIKLQSSDGEIFDTDSETAKCSSTIKTLLEDCALEAENDPLIPLPNVNSTILKKVLIWAKHHKGDNEEEAEGEASRPMVDISAWDAEFLAMDQGTLFELILAANYLDIRNLLNAACMTVANMIKGHTAEEIRQTFHIANDFSPSEEDLRPAETEVPEEDEITEYGDL from the coding sequence ATGCCAGTCATCAAGTTGCAGTCCTCCGATGGCGAAATTTTCGACACCGATTCCGAGACTGCGAAATGTTCGAGCACCATTAAAACCCTGCTGGAGGATTGTGCACTGGAGGCGGAGAATGACCCACTTATTCCGCTGCCCAATGTGAATTCGACGATTCTGAAAAAGGTTCTCATTTGGGCCAAGCACCATAAGGGCGATAATGAGGAGGAAGCTGAGGGGGAGGCGTCCCGGCCAATGGTGGATATCAGTGCCTGGGATGCCGAGTTCCTGGCCATGGATCAGGGCACTCTCTTCGAGCTCATCCTGGCGGCCAACTACTTGGATATCAGGAATCTCCTTAATGCCGCCTGCATGACGGTGGCCAATATGATAAAGGGCCACACGGCGGAGGAGATTCGCCAGACCTTTCACATTGCCAACGATTTTTCGCCCTCGGAAGAGGATTTACGGCCCGCGGAGACCGAAGTTCCGGAGGAGGATGAGATAACCGAGTATGGCGATTTATAA